One genomic window of Plasmodium coatneyi strain Hackeri chromosome 12, complete sequence includes the following:
- a CDS encoding Thioredoxin-related protein, whose translation MAKIIRSFVFLLILTIFKICYCQDVIELNDSNFENLTQISTGNTTGSWFIKFYAPWCSHCKAMTKTWTHLASELKGTVNVAKIDVTTNSKTRKRFKIEGFPTIIYFKNGKMYDYKNHDRSLEAFKMFVHETYKNVKSSDPPKPLSYFDVLKDMANETFSNIDRIYKYAFPSLVAIIVVSFLMGYIAAFILFKFCCCTSGSRDIHSKKKN comes from the exons atggcaaaaattaTCAGAAGTTTTGTATTCTTACTcattttaacaattttcaaaatatgCTACTGTCAAGATGTAATCGAATTGAATGACTCGAACTTTGAAAATTTAACGCAGATATCAACGGGGAACACCACag GATCATGGTTCATTAAGTTTTACGCCCCCTGGTGTTCGCACTGTAAGGCCATGACGAAGACCTGGACCCACCTGGCCTCAGAGTTGAAGGGAACTGTGAATGTTGCTAAAATTGACGTCACCACAAATTCAAAGACAAGAAAGAGATTTAAAATTGAAGGTTTTCCAACaatcatatattttaaaaatggaaaaatgtacGATTATAAAAATCATGATAGGTCATTAGAAGCCTTTAAAATGTTCGTGCACGAAacgtataaaaatgtaaagtcCTCAGACCCACCTAAACCTCTCAGTTATTTCGATGTTCTTAAAGACATGGCAAATGAAACCTTTTCAAATATTGATAGAATCTACAAGTATGCCTTCCCCTCACTCGTGGCTATTATCGTTGTGTCATTCTTAATGGGATACATTGcagcttttattttattcaaattTTGTTGCTGCACGAGTGGTTCACGAGATATTCattccaaaaagaaaaattaa
- a CDS encoding SICA antigen gives MIEEGCIECTDKDTSLCVRAKCVTGKWLTNRPRRGPEVMWGPGDIGADLKKLSNAMTTNSESMGDECQDFAGKISTNNSAHKKACEYIVKGLRHTYKIEKEREENAEDNQLFKRTMSCALLNAYADLLQEKAKDTCPITDQNIKDMFSKGNEKKEDWCKEGGGDCVECRRDKTYESCMIGDSKNQTNVKSKVNQMLNEDQGIQKTLSTIDILCKDCSKETGLCARVDCVTKKWGVHKGKSPTWENMQKDIERRAKDMFEHIFKNSKNMEPYCSKLSNEDSRIVTDPEIKACHYITAGLKHMYEIQDDKKDKVDEKRKAKDDRIFKQTMECLLLNAYADELRKHVTSPCEVSEQTIKQAFNRGNGQITKWCKEGPSNCIRCEWDAEYKNCQIGKSGEEEEQQVGPKLHNLLSQNKEKENLDQGISSIKNLCDRAQCAITQRTRDRRTEGTANWENQIWDTDVKNRLIELSKAMAQGNGIDASLCEQIPDGNNATPGSHKKACQYITKGLQHIYGIGVDNKDKPDHKENNRIFKQTMTCLALNVFANEILGEKCSIQKEEIKKAFEAGGSPYNQLCPKGSMCEKCEWDECADFIIVGQGKRPKIKGELEKNKDINQILEKICPKDEPQAAAKPAATKPAPSAPEGRNDSSAGEDIPPAPGPVSQEPQQVAKKTEESPDAGTGTTNVQDDKLNGQKDPEHQVGGGGTGLGSGSADAGDAVSTGLLGDPSVGTVPQGGSAGVLGGLVPGARGVVPAVPDVGGVPGQRDSSPAQGPAGPPGSASSPGGAGGEGGGSSGNQNTGSPRPGTSKSIINKDKDRKITIPPYEVPIIMGLSAMSYFLCKYFFLRKRRKRYRRGYEGSGTSLQEQIIQHVEEDGPHEYTLVKERHPPRSAPTRTKSPPKRAAGHRMIIDIHLEVLDECQEGDSKLVQQDFFEILVQELMGNEFIKEDSFPKEVVFKEDVPKEQIQCSDSGFREEDFVHKEDVPMEDVPKEQIQCSDSRFREEDSVHKEDVPEEQVPSSDSGFRKGRLCS, from the exons atgatagaAGAAGGAT gtATTGAGTGTACAGATAAGGATACATCCTTATGTGTTCGTGCCAAATGTGTAACAGGAAAATGGTTAACAAACAGACCTAGACGAGGACCA GAAGTAATGTGGGGGCCAGGTGATATAGGGGCAGATTTAAAGAAACTGTCTAATGCTATGACCACTAATAGTGAATCTATGGGGGATGAATGTCAAGACTTTGCGGGGAAGATTAGTACAAATAATAGTGCTCATAAAAAGGCATGTGAATACATTGTTAAAGGTTTAAgacatacatacaaaattgagaaagaaagagaggaGAATGCCGAAGATAACCAATTATTTAAGAGAACAATGTCATGCGCTTTATTGAATGCCTACGCTGATCTCCTTCAAGAGAAAGCAAAGGACACATGCCCCATCACAGatcaaaatataaaagataTGTTTAGTAaagggaatgaaaagaaggaagattggtGCAAAGAGGGGGGTGGCGATTGTGTTGAATGTAGAAGGGATAAGACCTATGAAAGCTGCATGATAGGGGATAGTAAAAATCAAACCAATGTAAAGAGCAAAGTAAATCAAATGCTCAACGAGGACCAAGGAATACAGAAAACTCTATCTACTATAGATATTTTAT GTAAAGACTGCAGCAAGGAAACTGGATTATGTGCTCGCGTAGATTGCGTAACAAAGAAATGGGGTGTACACAAAGGAAAGAGTCCAACCTGG GAAAACATGCAGAAGGACATCGAGCGGAGGGCCAAAGATATGTttgaacatatatttaagAATAGCAAAAATATGGAACCTTATTGCAGTAAACTTTCAAATGAAGATAGTAGAATAGTCACGGACCCAGAGATAAAAGCATGCCATTACATTACTGCAGGATTAAAACATATGTACGAAATTCAAGATGATAAGAAGGATAAGGTGGATGAGAAAAGGAAGGCTAAAGACGATAGaatatttaaacaaactATGGAGTGCCTTTTATTAAATGCTTATGCAGATGAATTGAGAAAGCATGTTACATCTCCCTGTGAGGTCAGTGAGCAAACAATAAAACAAGCATTTAATAGAGGGAATGGGCAAATTACGAAatggtgtaaggaagggCCGAGTAATTGTATTAGGTGTGAATGGGATgcagaatataaaaattgccaaataGGCAAAAgcggagaagaagaagaacaacaagtAGGGCCTAAGTTGCATAATCTGCTCAGtcagaataaagaaaaagaaaatttagaTCAAGGTATAAGTTCCATAAAGAACTTATGTGATCGTGCACAATGTGCAATAACACAAAGGACCAGAGACAGAAGAACAGAGGGCACAGCGAACTGGGAG AATCAAATTTGGGATACAGACGTCAAGAATAGACTGATAGAACTATCTAAGGCTATGGCCCAAGGAAATGGAATCGACGCAAGTTTATGTGAACAAATTCCGGATGGAAATAATGCAACTCCAGGGTCTCATAAAAAGGCATGCCAATACATCACTAAAGGTTTACAGCATATTTATGGTATTGGGGTGGATAACAAGGACAAACCTGATCACAAAGagaataatcgaatatttAAACAAACCATGACCTGTCTAGCATTAAACGTATTCGCAAATGAAATACTGGGTGAAAAATGTTCTATccagaaagaagaaataaaaaaagcgtTTGAGGCCGGTGGAAGTCCTTATAACCAATTGTGCCCTAAAGGTAGTAtgtgtgaaaaatgtgagtGGGACGAATGTGCAGATTTTATAATTGTAGGGCAGGGCAAAcggccaaaaataaaaggggaactcgaaaagaataaagacaTAAACCAAATTCTAGAGAAAATCTGTCCAAAAGACGAACCACAAGCTGCGGCTAAACCAGCGGCCACTAAACCAGCACCATCAGCACCTGAAGGCAGGAATGACAGTTCAGCAGGGGAGGATATTCCACCAGCACCAGGACCAGTTTCCCAGGAACCACAGCAAGTAGCAAAGAAAACAGAGGAAAGTCCAG ATGCAGGGACAGGTACTACAAACGTTCAGGATGATAAGTTAAATGGTCAAAAAGATCCAGAACATCAagttggtggtggtggtactgGTTTAGGGAGTGGTAGTGCTGATGCAGGTGATGCTGTCAGTACTGGTCTTCTAGGTGATCCAAGTGTTGGTACAGTTCCTCAGGGTGGTAGTGCTGGTGTACTGGGTGGCTTGGTACCTGGTGCTCGTGGTGTCGTACCTGCTGTTCCAGATGTAGGTGGTGTCCCAGGTCAACGGGATAGTTCCCCTGCTCAGGGTCCAGCTGGTCCCCCAGGTAGTGCATCTAGTCCAGGTGGTGCTGGTGGTGAGGGGGGTGGTTCCAGCGGTAACCAAAAtactggtagtccaagaccagg GACCAGCAAAAGCATCATTAACAAAGACAAGGATAGGAAGATTACCATCCCCCCCTACGAAG TTCCTATTATAATGGGTCTTTCTGCTATGAGTTATTTCCTTtgcaag tattttttcctccgtaaaagaagaaaacgttacagaagaggtTATGAAGGATCTGGTACATCTTtgcaggaacaaattatcCAACACGTAGAAGaggatggtccacatgaatataccttagtaaaggaacgacaTCCACCAAGATCTGCTCCAACAAGAACAAAGAGCCCCCCAAAACGGGCTGCTGGTcaccgcatgattattgatatccatttagaagtcttagacgaatgtcaagaAGGGGACAGCAAACTGGTCCAAcaggacttttttgaaattttggttcaagaattaaTGGGAAATGAGTTCATAAAGGAAGACTCttttcctaaggaagttGTCTtcaaggaagatgttcctaaggaacagattcaatgttcagattccggatttagggaggaagactttgttcataaggaagatgttcctatggaagatgttcctaaggaacagattcaatgttcagattccagatttagggaggaagactctGTTcataaggaagatgttcctgaggaacaggttccaagttcagattcggggtttaggaaaggaagactttgttcctaa